CCTCGTCGATGAAAGCCGCGGGGGAGGCACGAGCTCCTGTGCCTGCTCCCGCGTCGCCACCTCAGGGAAATTCATCTCCCTACGAGgccgccggaggcgccacgccgccgcgtcgtatgcACGGGCGGCCTCGTGGGCACTGTCGAAAGTGCCGAGGTCAAGGCGCATCTCACCGGaccagatctcggcggagaaggcgGTGGAGGGGCGCGTGCGGACACTGCGGTAGCCCGAAGCTCCCCGGTGGCCCGGTGGCATGGTGGCGCTGGATTTAGAAAGCACGTCGGACGCCGCGTGCGATCTTTTCCCGTGCGCCTGAGTTTCTCGCGCCCGCTGTAGCGCGCAAAACCGCCCCACATGCGCTAAAACCCACTTTTACCGCATGCGCGCGTTTTTTACAGCcagtgttggagatgctcttacgtgCACGTGCGTGCATGCCATTCATTTCCTTTTTCCATATTATAATTATTATTAgattgagaaaaagaaaaaaaaagtggtcCGTTTTCTGGTTGGTTGGAACGAAAAAACAAGAGAACGTCACGCACGACCTACAGTATCAGTCACCTAATCATACTCCTTTAAATCGggtttgctatttcacatctagatgtgagatattatctcacatctaACTTTCTCATCCTTAGGGacaaaataaatccatggagaCTTTAAAAAAAATTAAGGATGAGGGAATTAGATGTGAGAGGGAGTTAGAtatgagataatatctcacatctagatgtgacatagacgAACCCCCTTTAAGTATGCTTGTACTCCACGTGTAACTTGTTGCCATAAACTCGTGTCTACTGTTCCGCGTAGAGTATTCCGCGGATCGTTTTGGTCAGCTAGCTTACGAGCGTATTTGCAACTTGCCGGAAGCCAGCGACTCTACAACACGCGTGTTCCGTCGGAAATTAATCGATCGGAACGAAGCTCGATGGTCTCGGCGGAAAGAACTTGCCGAGTCGGAGGGACCTGCGCCAACAAGCGAGATCACAGCTCATCGTTCGTCACTTGTTGCCATTGCAGAAAGTACTTGACGTCGGATCTGGGCCAACAATCTATCCACCTGATCCAATCATCGTCATTATCATATCATAGTTTCACAGAGATAGCATCCGACCGATCGTGCGATGAGCTCTCGCTGCTGTTGGTGGTGTTGATGGCACTGGTGGCGTTGACGACGGCGGCAGAGTACAATGTGGTGGACTATGGCGCGAGGCCCGACGACGGGACGGACTCGGCAGGGGCAATTCTGGCCGCTTGGGGTACGGCATGCAATGACACGGGGCGCTCCGGCTCCCGGCGGGTGCTACGGGTGCCGGCGGGCAGGTTCCTGCTCAGCCAGGCCTACTTCAAGGGGCCATGTCGGAGCGCCGGCGTGGACGTGGCCATTGACAACAACAACACCGTCTTCGCGCCGTCGGCAGTGGACAACAGGACGTGGATCATGTTCCACCATGCAGACGGCCTGGCGATCCGTGGTGGGACGCTGGACGGGCAGGGGCAGGAGTACTGGGCGTGCAAGAAGGCCGGTAGGTGCACCGCCGGGCAGGGGCCCAGGGTGAGTGATGACATGAACTTTTTGGTTTCTTTTTGCATCGTAATTCGGTTCAGTTTCCTTATGACGGACGTCGGCCATACATACTTGTGTTTGCAGACACTCGACATTAGCCAATCCAAGGGCGTGAGCGTGAAGCAGCTGACACTGCTTGACAGTAAGGAATTCCACATGACCATCTTCGACTGCAGCGGCGTGACCGTCCAAGGCGTCCGGATCATCGCGCCGGCCGACAGCCCTAACACCGACGGCATCCACGCCAGCCACTCCCGCCACGTGAGGATCCTCAACACCACCATCGGCACCGGCGACGACTACATCTCCTTGGGGCCCGGCACCTGCGACATGCTCATCAGGGACATCAAGTGCGGTCCGGGCCACGGCATCAGGTGCCACCTTCAGTTGCCAGTTCATCATacattttttttgtttgcttgtgattTGTGCAGCGTTTGATAGATAGCATTGGTTTTGTGTTTGCGttggatggacggtggcagcatcgGGAGCCTGGGATGGCAGGACGGTGAGGAGGGAGTAAGAAACGTGACGGTGGACAGGGCGGTGCTGAAGGGCACGACCAACGGCCTGCGGATCAAGATGTGGGCGATGCCCAACTCCGGCTCTGTCACCAACGTCTCCTTCTCGCGGGTCACCATGAACCGCGTGGCCAACCCCATGGTCGTCGACCAGAACTACTGCCCCCGCAAGGTCGACTGCCCGGGCAATGTACGTCTCCTTCCCTACATCTACATGCATGCAACTACACTACACGTGAACGACCCATGGAtcgactatatatatatatcatgagctGTGCTGTTGTGTGTGCCTGCAGAGCTCGGGGGTGCAGATCAGCGACCTGTCGTACACGGACATCAAGGGCTCGTCGGCGACGCCCGTGGCGGTGAAGTTCAACTGCAGCGGCACCAACCCCTGCAGCGGGATCAAGCTCAGGAACATCAGGCTGAAGTACCGGCACCAGCGGCCGGCGCAGGCCAAGTGCCAAAACGCCGGCGGGTCCACGTCCGGAGAGGTCACACCGCCGAGCTGCTTCTGACGATCGGAGTTCGCCGTCCGGCCGAGAAGCGCGAGCGTCTTCTTGATTCGTTGGGTTTCTGTTAATACTTCTCTTAGCTTGACTGTTTCGTGTACTACTACTAAAAAACATGGTAGTGTGACCATTGCTTGGTGCATCTCAAAGTGACCCTTACATGTAGCCCAGGGTAGTAGTTTTAGCGGATTTGCTAATTCTCAATTGATTGAGACATAGTTAAGCCACAATCAACGTCATAAATTTTGCGTGGTTGTTCTTCTggattttttatttgttttttatgACGGATAATCTTGGTGTAAAATCAGATGGTTATAACTTGGGAGCGTATAAGCTGACGGGGGTCCGGAATTCCGTCTAACTAACCGTGTTGTGTCGTTTGGCGGAAAGCGGCTTGACAAATTTTTAGATCAAGTGGCCTTACGCCTCTCTCCACTCTAGAACTCTCTCAAGGACGGAAAAGCTTTAACTCTCTATTCCTAAGCTTGAGAGAGGCCTATATCATCTTTGCCGGCCACAATTTGCTAACTATGTCAACCGACCATTATTTTTATCCTATAACATGCATATGTGTTGTTTTGTATGTTATAACGATCAAAATGGCTTCTAACGGCGAAATAAGAGTTCACATTATCACATACTTCCTCCGTTtgtaaatatatgtctttttaggtatttcaatacaaactacatatggatgtatatagacatattttagagcgtagatttactcattttactccgtatgtagtcccttatagaaatctctaaaaagatttataccccctccatcccaaaataagcgtCTCAATTTTGTAATAACTTTAGTACCGAAAATCCatctctgcacccgagctcatctgcacATGTGCtgacgaaaaaaataaaataaatactaaaaaattcaaaaaaattccaaaaaattgtgTTGTATACAATTTGATGCGTGACGTCCGCaccaattttcaaatcatttggacatctgaggagCTCTCAGCAAACAAGACAAATTGGGGGTCTGTAAAAATGTTAACTGTTCATGTATTGTTTtggcccgatttgtcttttttgctgagagcagcTCAGACGTACAAATAACTTGAAATTTGGAGCAGGcttcacgcatcaaattgtctaccgcaCAAAAAACATTTGGATTTTTTGAATTTTATTCGAATTTTTACGATGTTTTTCTAACCGGGTGCAGATGAGCTTGGGCACCGAAACGCCTTACTCAGAACAAAGTTATACTaagtttgagacacttattttagtaCGGAGagagtatttaggaatggagggagtacattgaTTGAGATCAAACTGATTGGATTAGTAGACATGTTCAAATAAGTGAATGCAACCCGAGCAAGTGCCATGAAAAATCAGTTAGACTTAGTTTAGCAGTTTTTCAAAACCAAAGTAGTCTAAAACATcagggttagtttgagtgaactatAGGTATATTTAAAAGCATGATAATGTAAGACCTCTATATTCCAATTTACGAGTAGTGAATACTTCATTTTGTGAAAATTTGTATGGTTTAGATGAAAAAAAACTCTTTAAGATACTGCAAAAATACTACAGTATTGGAGATACTACGGATACTACGATTTATTAGAAATGTGGTACTACGATTTATAAGAATGTGGTATTTTTTGATACCTAATATATAAAAGAATTAGAAACTATGATTTCTAAAACAATACTATATTCCTAAAAAGAACTCTAAAAATACTTACCTGACAAATGCAACCTCAGCATTTTAATGCTTAGACAATGAATACTCAATTTTGTATATACCATAGTTTTCTAAATTTGGTTTAGAAAAAAGAGGTGAAGCGTTCTTTCTGAAATACTAAAACACACGGTATTGCGAATTGAGTGtacaagtgcatgctctagccaatgcaaccaaaagactgatctgatggaagagactaggcagcacattatacgtcaacactccccttCACGTGTGGCTTCCTCGGGgctaaacgtggaccgaaagtggattgcaatttaattgcgccagccgaGTCTTGAAGTTAAGACCTCTTGGCTCCGATACCATATAGAAGTGCAtgttctagccaatgcaaccaatagACCGATCTAAtgaaagagactaggcagcacattatacgtcaacattgAGCATAGCTCAGATGGTTAGGTTCTTTGTGGTGAAACCAGTCCACCAGGGTTAAAGAGTTAAAGCCCTAGACTTGACACTGATGCTCGCATCTTTTTAAATTAACTTTACACTTTCCGGTGATGTTCATTCAGCGGGAGCAGATGTTCACATCGACTATAAAAACACCCATGATGAGTTCGTGAATCCCTAGATAATATGCAGACTCGGTCTCTCAGAAAGGCTCATAGGGATAGGATAGGATGaatgtatgtgtgtatgtatgagCGTATGCGTCTGTATCATGTTAAAAAATTGGTATTGTAGAGACTACGGTTTTTAAAACTGTGCATTTGTTATATCCAAACACCCTACATTGCTAAAGTTGTGTTTATCCATTCGTTCCTTTCGTTATCCACTCTAGCCAAGCCACGTGAGTGTACAGGTTCGAAACTCTTAACTAATATGATTGCCGATTGTCAAGATCCATCCAAGAAATTCCAATCCAATCGACACGAAGCTAGTTAGGATGGATTCGCATCATGCTCCTGAGGCGGGGATTTCGCTTGGTTCACTAATTCCGCCCAAATATCGATGCTGGTGCCGCAACCGATACCCCCAAGAGCTGCATTCCAGACAGCAAGCCCTTATTCGACGAACGCACAAACGCCGACGCCACCACCAAGTACCGCACCACTGACCCGGACAACAAACACCGCGCCATGGCCAGCTAGGCCTCCTTGTTCGTTGCCCGCCCGCCCCACGTATCCTATGTGCTCGCCTGGGCCACCGGCAGCCACTTCACCGAGGAGGCTCTCGTCATCTCCGCTCACGGCAGCCTCATCCTCCTCACCATCATGTACGCATGAAGAGATGGCCGTTCCGAGAATGCTACATGTGTGTTTGTTTGGGATGCAACTTTCCCACTGCAGCTGCAACGGCTCCGGCTGGAAGGAGCGGTTGTAGCTGATAGCTGCAGCTGAAAGGTTACAGCTGAGATGCAGTCGTTTAGTACTTATGCTTTAGTGGCTGCGGCTGATGCAGAAACATACTGAAATGATCAAAATGCCCTTAAATTTTTCGTAAATTCATTTAGCATGCTGATTGTCCTGCTATGTTTGTAAATGATTCATTTAAGAGCTGTTTTTGCTGCAAATGGCCATTTTCATGGGTTTTAACTAAAATTACAGTTGTTTGATGGTCTAAATAGTGTATTTAGAAAAAAATTGACATATGACAATACATTTGAACTCATCATAACATAGATTACTAATTATATAGGAGTATTACAACTACTAAAAAATTCCCCGGACCAATTTACATTCAATTCCAAAGCAGAATCATTTTTAAATTGCAGCACCATGTAGCAGCATCGGCAGCTATAGTTGCCCACATGTAGGGATTTATCTCAATGATTTTCCTCATAGTTTGCGAGGCTGCAGAAAAAGAAACATGTGATCATGTAAAACGGACATACAATCTGATGAATGCTCAAATAGATTCGAACACACAACCACATAGCGGAGGCAGAGCACACACACATAACACGCATGCCGAGCATACACACACCCCGTACGTACAAAAGCAGCAGCACTAAGCACACACACGCACCGTATTGAGCAGTGAGCACGAAGACCCGCCATGGAGCACGCATGACACGGAGCGGCGCCCCCATGCACGCTGACAGAGGGAGGGTAAACAGGAAGAGAAGGGGACGGCCTTTACCGGCCTCGGCAGCGGCCCAATCCGGCGATACGCAAAGAAGCTGAGGTCGGCCATCCGACGGCGCAGACGTCGAACAAGGAACCGTACACGCGCTTCAGGGTGGACGAAACAGTCCGTTCCGCCGGTCCGGCTCGCGGCCGGCTCGGTCTAGGCCCGCTAAAAAAAGGCCGGTCCGGTCCCAAAAAAGGACCGAAGCTTCGGTCCGGTCTGGTTAAAGCCCGGTCTGACCGAGCGGACTGAAGATCGCCGGAGCTCCAGTGCACGTTCTGCCCTTGTCTCTTGGCCGGTCCTCTCGATCCGGTTCCTGAAAACAGGACCGCCATGCTTCTCGGTCCGGTTCAGTTTGGACCACCGGTCCAAACAACGACTCGGACCGGGATCGAACCGGCTAGAACTGTGTCCTCCCTTATCCGGGGTATCCATCCAGTTTCTCTCACAcatacactctctctctctctctctctgaaaggaggaggaagaagacggagagCACGTGGTGGACACGGTGAGTTTTTCGGAAGCATGAATACCCGTCGCAACGATGGCATTTTTCCTCAAGCACGAACTCAAGCTGCTGGCTACAACAGACGGGAGGGAGGGGTGTTTATATGTGCGCACCGATGCCCCATGCGGCGCTCCCGACACACCCACTCACGCACTCGCCACATTCCGCACTCCACAGCTCACGCCCCTGACGCGCACGCACGCGCTCGGACGTGACCGGGTCCAGCGCCTGACGCggtcacacacacccacacacttcGCCAACTAtagcacacacacgcgcgcgcacacacacacatgcgtGTGCACACATACACACCCTACCACGGACCGAATGCAAC
The Triticum dicoccoides isolate Atlit2015 ecotype Zavitan chromosome 3A, WEW_v2.0, whole genome shotgun sequence genome window above contains:
- the LOC119273192 gene encoding polygalacturonase-like produces the protein MGIDNHCGLWLLPRRMQSVWNGAAHHSLHHMPRSIRHNFSDSFLVSFTEIASDRSCDELSLLLVVLMALVALTTAAEYNVVDYGARPDDGTDSAGAILAAWGTACNDTGRSGSRRVLRVPAGRFLLSQAYFKGPCRSAGVDVAIDNNNTVFAPSAVDNRTWIMFHHADGLAIRGGTLDGQGQEYWACKKAGRCTAGQGPRTLDISQSKGVSVKQLTLLDSKEFHMTIFDCSGVTVQGVRIIAPADSPNTDGIHASHSRHVRILNTTIGTGDDYISLGPGTCDMLIRDIKCGPGHGISIGSLGWQDGEEGVRNVTVDRAVLKGTTNGLRIKMWAMPNSGSVTNVSFSRVTMNRVANPMVVDQNYCPRKVDCPGNSSGVQISDLSYTDIKGSSATPVAVKFNCSGTNPCSGIKLRNIRLKYRHQRPAQAKCQNAGGSTSGEVTNLGVKSDGYNLGAYKLTGVRNSV